GGATTCCGACGAGACGCTGGAACTTGACGACAGCGACATGATCGCGGCCCTCGACACGGTGCAGGCGGCGCTCGCCTCGGCGCTGCCGCATCCCGGGCGGCTGCGAAACTCGGTGCTGGGCGGGCTCAGCGCGGTCGTGCTGCTGCTGGGCGTGTTCTGGATGCCCGGCGCGCTGGTGAAGCATACCGCAGCGGTCGTGCCGCCGGCCACGCGGGCCGAGATCGGCGAGATGGCTCTGGCCGACATGGTCCGCCTGACCGGCAAGCCCTGCGGCGAGCCGCTGGGCCGGCGGGCGAGCGACCGGCTGTCGCGGCGGGTCTTCGGCACCAGGGAGGTGCAGCTCTTCGTGGTGCGCGATGGCGTGCGGCAGGCGATCCACCTGCCCGACGGGCAGATCGTGTTCAGCCGGACGACAGTGGAATCCGCCGATGGGCCGGAGGTGCTGGCGGGTTTCGCCCTGGCCGAGCAGATCCGGGCCGAGATCGAGGACCCGCTGATCCCGCTCCTGCGCCATGCCGGCATCGCGGCCACCTTCCGCCTGCTGACGACCGGAGAGCTTCCGGCCGATGCGGTCGAGGGCTATGCGCAGAAGGTGCTTCTGGCCCCGCCCGCGCCGGTGCCCGAGGAGGCGCTGATCGGGCGCTTCGAGGCTGCGCGCATCGCGGCCAAGCCCTATGCCTTCGCGATCGATCCGACGGGCGAAAGCGTGCTGCCCCTCGTCGAGGCCGACGAACTGCGCCGGGAGAGGCCGAACCCGGTGCTGACCGACGAGGACTGGGTCAGCCTGCAGGGCATCTGTTCCGACTGAAGGGGGCTGGACAGGTGCCACGCAGGCGCCCGTGGCGGACAAGGGAACGCCCCGCCGCCGGGCCGGCGGGGGGCGCCAAGGTTTGTTGCTGCCCGGGTCTCGATCGCCTCTTGAATTACCGGATGAACGCGTCGCGGAAGCCGGCCTGCCGCGACGCGCGAAGTGCGGCGCGCGTCGCGGCGGGATCGCCGAACGGGCCTGCCAGCACGATCTCCAGCGCGCCGCCCTCGGCCACCGAAACCGGCAGCCCCAGCGCCGCCAGACGGCTGCGGGCGCCGGCTGCATTGCTGGCCCGCAGGAAGGCCCCGACCTGAACGTAGCGCCGCCCCGTAGCGCCTGTTTCCGGCGCCGCCTGCGGCCCGCGCTCCAGCAACGCAAGGTCGCCCGGCGACAGCCCCGGCACACGGACGCCGACAAGACCCTGGCCCGGCCGGGTGCAGAGCAGGGTGGAGCCGCCGTCCGCCGTGGCGAAGCGGCGCGGCGCGGGGGCCGCGGCGGGGCAACTGACGGTGCCGGGCAGATCCCCGGCGGCACGAACCTCGTCGCGCCGCAGCGTCAGATGCTGCAGGACGCGGGCCTCTGTGGCATCCGCGGGTTGCACGACCACCGGCGCCCGGCGCTGGGGGCTGCCCTTGCCGCGCGCCGGGGCGGCTTCTCGGGCGGGCCGGACCTTGGCGATGGCCGAAGCGGCCACCTCGGCCACGGCCGATGGTCCTGCCGGGACAGCCGTGGCGGTTCCGGCAGGGCCAGCGTCCGTTGCTCCCGGCCCGGTCGGGATCACGACGGCTGCCGGTGGGGAGGATGCGGCAGCGGCCACGTTGGGCGCAGGTACGGCGGGCGGCACCTCCGCCGGCCCGGGCGCCGCTTCGACCGGAACGGACGGAGGATAGCCGCAGAGCGGCTTGCGGTCGCGGGTGACCCGCGGGACCCAGTTGACCTTTCCGCCGTAGCCCGCGCGCAGGAAGACGCAGCCCCGGCTGTCGACGTATTGCGGCCCGGCGAAGCCCGACGGCGGCGGTTCCGCCGGCCCTGCCGCACTGTCCTGCGCCGCCGCCATCCCGGCGCCGGCGACAGAGATCCACATTGCGGCGGAGACGGCCCTGAACAGCATGAAGACTCCCGTGAAGCCCTGCGATCTTGCCCTGCGTCGCGCCGCCTGTAAAGGTGCAGGCCCCTTTATTTGGTGCCGAACATCCTGTCGCCCGCATCACCTAGGCCGGGGACAATATATCCATGGTCGTTAAGGTGATCATCCACTGCCGCTGTGACGATCGGCACGTCGGGATGGGCTTCCTTCATGCGCGCAATGCCTTCGGGTGCGGCGAGCAGGCAGAGGAAGCGGATGTTCTTCGCCCCCTTCTCCTTCAGCAGGTCGATGGCCGCGACCGAGGAGTTGCCGGTGGCCAGCATGGGATCGACCGCGATCACCAGCCGGTCCTCGAGCATGTCGGGAACCTTGGCGTAATATTGCACGGGCTTCAGCGTCTCGGGGTCGCGATAGAGGCCGATGAAGCCGACGCGCGCCGCCGGGATCAGCTCAAGGATGCCGTCGAGCAGCCCGTTGCCCGCCCGCAGGATCGAGATCAGCGCAAGCTTCTTGCCGTCGAGGATAGGGGCCTCCATCTCGCACAGCGGCGTCTCGATGGTCGTCGTCGTCATGTCCAGCTCGCGCGTGACCTCGTAGGCCAGAAGCAGGCTGATCTCGCGCAGGAGGC
This portion of the Rhodobacter sp. CZR27 genome encodes:
- a CDS encoding SPOR domain-containing protein yields the protein MLFRAVSAAMWISVAGAGMAAAQDSAAGPAEPPPSGFAGPQYVDSRGCVFLRAGYGGKVNWVPRVTRDRKPLCGYPPSVPVEAAPGPAEVPPAVPAPNVAAAASSPPAAVVIPTGPGATDAGPAGTATAVPAGPSAVAEVAASAIAKVRPAREAAPARGKGSPQRRAPVVVQPADATEARVLQHLTLRRDEVRAAGDLPGTVSCPAAAPAPRRFATADGGSTLLCTRPGQGLVGVRVPGLSPGDLALLERGPQAAPETGATGRRYVQVGAFLRASNAAGARSRLAALGLPVSVAEGGALEIVLAGPFGDPAATRAALRASRQAGFRDAFIR
- the upp gene encoding uracil phosphoribosyltransferase; amino-acid sequence: MLDHLTVVSHPLVQHKLTIMRKKETSTAGFRRLLREISLLLAYEVTRELDMTTTTIETPLCEMEAPILDGKKLALISILRAGNGLLDGILELIPAARVGFIGLYRDPETLKPVQYYAKVPDMLEDRLVIAVDPMLATGNSSVAAIDLLKEKGAKNIRFLCLLAAPEGIARMKEAHPDVPIVTAAVDDHLNDHGYIVPGLGDAGDRMFGTK